The Spirosoma radiotolerans genome has a window encoding:
- a CDS encoding OmpA family protein, which produces MKWTKYIVIGGCLTLINIPSVTVWGQSQKQTVPKDGKALVEGIFWDAQTKQPISGVNIQAKTEDGVVRAQQTSNAEGIYQIKLDPRQSYVMTAKANGYAPLDEQITFTSPTVDYLNKKRVPTLLYRVNATKPVSTATASSSTSATTAPSSPTTTTASVARQSTAGSTPAPTSDNQRVVPPKTLDAKVVYTPPLVVAAVGKTTQLRALQFVQSKTELLPDAQPALEQLLQFMQSQPTAEIELSGHTDNQGDFDQNLALSKQRVDVIKAYLVSNGIAANRITTRGYGPTRPIASNNSEATRQLNRRVEMIVLKQ; this is translated from the coding sequence ATGAAGTGGACAAAATACATAGTGATTGGTGGGTGCCTGACGCTCATCAATATCCCATCAGTTACCGTTTGGGGACAGTCTCAAAAACAGACTGTACCAAAAGATGGCAAGGCTCTGGTAGAAGGAATATTTTGGGATGCACAAACGAAACAACCCATTTCTGGTGTCAACATACAAGCGAAGACGGAGGATGGTGTCGTACGCGCCCAGCAGACCTCGAACGCTGAAGGAATATACCAGATCAAACTCGATCCAAGGCAATCGTATGTGATGACCGCCAAGGCAAATGGCTATGCTCCACTTGATGAGCAAATCACCTTCACATCGCCTACAGTCGACTACCTGAATAAAAAAAGAGTACCGACTCTCCTGTATCGGGTCAATGCAACAAAACCGGTCAGTACGGCCACAGCCAGTTCATCGACATCGGCCACAACGGCTCCTTCCTCACCAACCACCACAACGGCATCGGTAGCCCGACAATCGACGGCTGGCAGCACTCCTGCCCCTACTTCCGACAACCAACGGGTAGTACCCCCCAAAACGCTCGACGCGAAGGTGGTGTATACGCCCCCACTTGTAGTGGCGGCCGTCGGTAAAACGACGCAATTGCGGGCGCTTCAGTTTGTGCAAAGTAAAACCGAACTCCTGCCCGATGCTCAGCCAGCGTTGGAGCAGCTTTTACAATTCATGCAGAGCCAGCCTACGGCAGAAATCGAACTATCGGGACATACCGATAATCAGGGGGATTTTGATCAGAATCTGGCGTTGTCGAAGCAGCGGGTGGATGTCATAAAGGCTTATCTGGTCAGCAATGGCATTGCAGCTAATCGCATCACAACCCGTGGTTATGGCCCCACACGCCCCATTGCCAGCAACAATTCGGAGGCCACCCGCCAACTGAACCGCCGGGTAGAAATGATTGTGCTGAAGCAGTAA
- a CDS encoding peroxiredoxin, which translates to MKNHIISVGSTFPDFKKLAVVSLDRDKEFYEISSDDHKNAGQWLVMFWWPKDFTFVCPTEIAEFNKKFEDFQDRDTMVIGASTDSEFVHLAWRKNHDDLRGLKFPMLADTSKSLAEELGILEANEKVAYRVTYIVDPQGIVRWVSVNDLSVGRNVNEVIRVLDALQTDELCPCNWVKGEETLTA; encoded by the coding sequence ATGAAAAATCATATTATCTCTGTCGGGTCGACCTTCCCTGATTTCAAAAAACTAGCCGTTGTCTCGCTCGATAGAGACAAAGAATTTTACGAAATCTCGTCCGACGATCACAAAAATGCTGGTCAATGGCTGGTAATGTTTTGGTGGCCTAAAGATTTTACTTTCGTTTGCCCAACCGAAATCGCCGAATTCAACAAGAAATTCGAAGATTTTCAGGATCGCGATACGATGGTTATCGGTGCTTCCACCGACAGTGAATTTGTTCACCTGGCCTGGCGCAAGAACCACGACGATCTGCGTGGCCTGAAATTCCCGATGCTGGCAGACACATCCAAATCGTTGGCCGAAGAGCTGGGTATTCTGGAAGCAAACGAGAAAGTTGCTTACCGGGTAACTTACATCGTTGATCCACAGGGTATTGTTCGCTGGGTGTCCGTAAACGATCTGTCGGTTGGACGGAACGTGAATGAAGTTATCCGCGTGCTCGACGCGTTGCAAACCGACGAACTTTGCCCTTGCAACTGGGTGAAAGGGGAAGAAACGTTAACGGCCTAA
- a CDS encoding carboxymuconolactone decarboxylase family protein: MTITQNETVLSLLNLVGLDATGDHPALDALAQADSRYLRDLKINVGNVLNNSQMLTKKEALLLAMSVAVNEKYPPLVDSLTVAARQEGVTDAELAETIACTSLLSTNNVFYRFRHFMGKDYYQQTQPGIRMSIMMNPVLGKEFFELMSLAVSAVNGCELCVRSHEESVLKHGSSEPRIFDAIRLASVIKGLITLL, from the coding sequence ATGACAATCACACAAAACGAAACGGTTCTATCGTTGCTGAATCTGGTAGGACTGGATGCAACCGGCGATCATCCCGCACTGGACGCACTGGCCCAGGCTGACAGCCGCTACCTGCGTGACCTCAAAATCAATGTCGGTAACGTCCTGAACAACAGCCAGATGTTGACCAAGAAAGAAGCGCTACTTTTGGCTATGTCAGTAGCGGTCAACGAAAAATATCCGCCCTTGGTTGATTCGCTGACGGTGGCTGCCCGCCAGGAGGGAGTAACCGATGCCGAACTGGCCGAAACAATCGCCTGTACCTCATTGCTCAGCACGAACAATGTATTCTATCGGTTCCGGCACTTCATGGGTAAGGATTATTACCAGCAAACACAGCCCGGTATTCGTATGAGCATCATGATGAATCCGGTGCTGGGTAAAGAGTTTTTCGAACTGATGAGTCTGGCCGTCTCGGCGGTCAATGGCTGCGAACTTTGCGTTCGGTCGCACGAAGAGAGCGTACTGAAACATGGTTCCAGTGAGCCACGAATTTTCGATGCTATCCGCTTAGCGTCCGTTATTAAAGGACTCATCACGTTGCTTTAG
- a CDS encoding c-type cytochrome produces MKKRIGTIVLSVLAALILLVAMGLAYVKFALPNVDPAPALTIRATAAQIDHGRYLAHHVASCMDCHSTRDFSKLAGPMVPGTEGKGGEGFLREMGFPGNYYAANLTPYYLGKWSDGEIFRAITTGVSRDGHALFPVMPYTSYAKMDPADIKDIIAYLRTLKPIPNAIPAAESDFPMNFIINTIPAQIQAGTRPDTTDHVAYGKYITTFAACAECHTPVDGQGQPLPGMDFAGGRAFPMPAGTLRSMNITPDKSGIGTWTKEAFIARFKAYADQTKVHPAVQEGEFNSLMPWTMLGGMTEQDLGAVYDYLRTLKPVENKVERFTPKARFVANR; encoded by the coding sequence ATGAAAAAACGAATCGGAACAATTGTTCTCAGCGTACTGGCTGCGCTCATTTTACTGGTTGCTATGGGTTTAGCCTACGTTAAGTTTGCTTTACCCAATGTCGATCCTGCTCCGGCTTTAACTATTCGTGCTACGGCGGCTCAAATTGATCATGGCCGCTATCTGGCGCATCATGTTGCTTCGTGCATGGACTGTCATTCAACCCGCGATTTCTCAAAACTGGCCGGGCCTATGGTGCCTGGCACAGAAGGCAAAGGAGGAGAAGGGTTTTTGCGGGAGATGGGGTTTCCCGGTAATTATTATGCTGCCAACCTGACTCCTTATTACCTCGGTAAGTGGTCGGATGGCGAAATCTTTCGGGCCATAACAACCGGCGTCAGCCGCGATGGGCATGCCCTGTTTCCGGTCATGCCTTATACGAGCTACGCAAAAATGGATCCGGCTGATATTAAAGACATTATTGCCTATCTGCGAACGCTAAAGCCGATTCCTAATGCCATACCAGCCGCCGAATCGGACTTCCCGATGAATTTTATCATCAATACCATTCCTGCCCAAATCCAGGCTGGCACGCGCCCTGACACCACCGACCACGTTGCCTATGGAAAATACATCACTACGTTTGCGGCCTGTGCCGAATGCCATACGCCTGTGGATGGGCAGGGACAACCATTGCCCGGTATGGACTTTGCGGGTGGACGCGCATTTCCGATGCCGGCAGGAACGTTGCGTTCCATGAATATCACGCCCGACAAATCGGGTATTGGTACTTGGACAAAAGAAGCCTTTATCGCTCGTTTTAAAGCCTATGCCGATCAGACTAAAGTGCATCCAGCGGTGCAGGAGGGTGAGTTCAATTCACTTATGCCCTGGACAATGCTGGGCGGAATGACCGAACAGGATTTGGGTGCCGTGTACGACTACCTGCGTACGTTGAAACCCGTCGAAAACAAAGTGGAGCGGTTTACGCCGAAGGCCAGATTCGTAGCAAATCGATAA
- the hemH gene encoding ferrochelatase, whose protein sequence is MDVSVFQPPVTARKSYGKTGVLIVNLGTPDSPSVPDVRKYLREFLMDARVIDIPAVPRSVLVNGIIAPFRAPKSAKIYKQLWTETGSPLKYYGQVVERELQLALGDEYLVRLAMRYQSPSINAGLEEFQKLGLTDIIVVPFFPQYASASTGSVYEKVMDIVKNWQVIPSIRFINRFLEHPKFIEGFAQIGRKYMAAYDYDHFLFSYHGLPERQIRKGDVTKSVCQFGECCGSLQPLNQHCYRAQCFETTRLLVKALNIPEGKYTTCFQSRLGSDPWIKPYTDDIIKELPGKGIKSVLAFSPAFVADCLETTIEVGVEYKELFEQAGGQHWQLVESLNDSPIWIETLVDLVKTV, encoded by the coding sequence ATGGACGTTTCTGTTTTTCAACCACCCGTTACCGCTCGAAAATCGTATGGTAAAACGGGCGTTTTGATTGTCAATCTGGGCACACCCGATAGCCCATCCGTACCAGATGTACGAAAATACTTACGCGAGTTTTTGATGGATGCCCGGGTGATCGACATACCCGCCGTTCCCCGTTCAGTGCTCGTAAACGGTATCATTGCTCCTTTTCGCGCGCCCAAATCGGCTAAGATCTACAAGCAGCTCTGGACAGAAACCGGTTCGCCCCTTAAATATTACGGACAGGTCGTTGAACGCGAATTGCAACTCGCGCTAGGCGATGAATACCTGGTCAGGTTGGCCATGCGCTACCAGAGCCCCAGTATTAACGCCGGTTTGGAAGAGTTCCAGAAACTGGGACTGACCGACATTATCGTGGTGCCGTTTTTTCCGCAGTATGCTTCAGCGTCTACGGGTTCGGTCTACGAGAAGGTAATGGATATTGTGAAAAACTGGCAGGTAATTCCTAGCATCCGGTTTATTAATCGATTCCTGGAGCATCCGAAATTTATTGAAGGATTCGCTCAGATTGGCCGTAAATACATGGCCGCCTATGACTACGACCATTTTCTGTTCAGCTACCACGGACTACCCGAACGACAAATTCGAAAAGGTGACGTCACAAAAAGCGTCTGTCAGTTTGGTGAGTGCTGCGGTTCGCTTCAGCCTTTAAATCAGCATTGTTATCGGGCACAATGTTTTGAGACAACACGCCTATTGGTCAAGGCACTCAATATTCCTGAAGGTAAATACACAACCTGTTTTCAGTCTCGTTTGGGCAGCGATCCCTGGATTAAGCCTTACACCGACGACATTATTAAGGAATTGCCAGGCAAAGGCATTAAGAGCGTTCTGGCTTTCTCGCCCGCTTTCGTTGCCGATTGCCTGGAAACAACGATTGAGGTAGGCGTTGAATACAAGGAATTATTTGAGCAGGCAGGTGGGCAGCACTGGCAATTGGTGGAGAGCCTGAACGACAGCCCAATCTGGATCGAAACGCTGGTCGACTTAGTCAAAACGGTGTAG
- a CDS encoding hydrogen peroxide-inducible genes activator: protein MTLSQLDYIVAVDTYRHFATAADACHVTQPTLSMQIQKLEDELGILVFDRSKQPVVPTETGQAILAQARDVLRAARRIPEIVSESKEDFRGDFRIGIIPTLAPYLLPYFIGEFVGKYPSVSVHVQELVTEQVVEKLRNGLIDVGLVVTPLEENGITEMPLFQEPFVAYAADANPMLSKATVSSADLLSDGLWLLTEGHCFRTQVMNLCGADRHANGKTTLRYETGSLETLIKLIDKQDGFTLLPYLATLDMEAARRARLRPFDAPAPVREVSLVMHRSFLKRQLINAFRQEILAHLPAELMNTTRRGTVMKVR, encoded by the coding sequence ATGACTCTTTCTCAACTTGATTATATCGTGGCTGTTGACACCTATCGGCATTTTGCAACGGCTGCCGATGCTTGCCATGTTACCCAGCCTACACTGAGTATGCAGATTCAAAAGCTGGAAGATGAGCTAGGGATTCTGGTATTTGACCGCTCGAAACAACCCGTTGTTCCCACCGAAACCGGACAGGCCATTTTAGCGCAGGCCAGAGATGTACTCCGGGCGGCCCGGCGTATTCCTGAAATTGTGAGTGAGTCCAAAGAAGACTTTCGGGGTGATTTCAGAATTGGTATTATTCCTACACTAGCCCCCTATCTGTTACCTTATTTCATTGGTGAATTTGTGGGTAAGTACCCCTCTGTATCGGTGCATGTTCAGGAACTGGTGACCGAACAAGTGGTTGAAAAATTGCGCAATGGGCTCATTGACGTGGGCCTGGTCGTAACGCCACTGGAGGAAAATGGCATTACCGAAATGCCGTTGTTTCAGGAACCTTTCGTAGCCTATGCGGCCGACGCAAATCCGATGTTAAGTAAAGCAACCGTTTCGTCTGCCGATCTGCTGTCGGATGGGTTGTGGTTGTTGACGGAAGGCCATTGTTTTCGAACGCAGGTAATGAATCTATGCGGTGCCGACCGGCATGCAAACGGGAAAACAACCCTGCGGTACGAAACAGGCTCGCTGGAAACACTGATCAAGCTGATCGACAAACAGGACGGTTTTACGCTGCTTCCGTATCTGGCCACTCTGGACATGGAGGCTGCACGGCGGGCGAGGCTTCGACCGTTCGACGCGCCAGCACCCGTGCGGGAGGTGAGTTTAGTGATGCACCGAAGTTTTTTAAAACGGCAGCTTATCAACGCTTTCCGGCAGGAAATCCTGGCCCATCTACCCGCCGAACTAATGAATACAACCCGGCGCGGAACCGTGATGAAAGTGCGCTAA
- a CDS encoding Ig-like domain-containing protein: MIPSLYDASRCTRLCQWLFIGGSCLAFLLGSGRVLAQQLDTQPLAVTSVCAGADIEVKGVKSAGGISFTVELSDGGGTYREIPSALIASSGRYEFTCRATIPASTPAGNNYRIRIVSRNPDVVGTPSISVLTVKAKPAPPTIPNPPSDCQFIPSLSNTNTNSSYSIVGVSSLIPASTVDFYGADGAKIIFTLSQYGDINASSRTYTSTYLLKNEPGSKTYFVTQSIEECASEKVAFQFTTLARAKGGPTVMTMEKTSVAGVGGIVSAGLIDVCQGGNSLNFNDLPVKAEPGFYSGFCEVTQSRAINTGDQVRICDKNSTSIKTDSIGKRIFRLYSISNNPDNYCTNHPNSDTYLVINVKARPAKPVVAASSLTLCQSQTASPLSATATDAGGSLVWYGTVATGGTSSTIASQPSTATVGTFTYYVAQRLNDCESERVEIKVVIKPAPALPGTTALSVCQNEPAKTLSATGENLRWYTSPTDGSGSATAPTLATDQATQVTYYVSQTLDGCEGPRAALSTTVNALPTAPGITPKNLCQFATPERLSAVGEGLTWYTPDGLKLASAPLINTDNAASFTVLVTQTVNGCEGPKATATATVQAAPAPVVSKTTVEVCQGTPLQPLDAAGANLKWIDPNGNVTSTAPTPPTANATVKAEGDVYYVTQTSPNGCESPKVAIHVFVQTTPTVSILGTTTANLGIEVPLKLMFTGVGPYRFRFSNGLSGASVKDTTLLVLPDHTTTYQVMEVANKCGTVLPGTEATATVTVLIPSIETLAIASSTLCAGTSLTTNFITTGTLNPGSIFRLQVASVETDTAKINFVDIPSSLAADGKLIGTIPSNTPGGAYWIRVTATNPKIPIKGSISPTRLTIQARPTATLTGNQTIYEGQPATLSVAFSGDGPWKFSYHDSTATGVGNPKTVSTSSNPYVFEARPVKTTSYLLTSASNGCGEGTILRQLAVVNLIPLLGVDDQSLASNVTVYPVPASTTLTVQINGLSITEPALVEITDLTGQLISRQQTRQAVSSLTLDHYPVGTYVLRIKVGDRTASKRIIKF; encoded by the coding sequence ATGATTCCATCTCTATACGACGCTAGCCGCTGTACACGACTTTGCCAATGGCTGTTTATCGGTGGCTCATGCCTGGCGTTTCTACTCGGATCTGGCCGGGTGCTGGCGCAGCAACTGGACACTCAACCCCTGGCGGTCACCTCGGTTTGCGCAGGGGCTGATATTGAGGTAAAAGGGGTTAAAAGTGCAGGCGGCATTTCGTTTACGGTCGAGTTATCAGATGGAGGAGGGACTTATAGGGAAATACCATCGGCGCTGATTGCGTCGTCAGGGCGCTATGAATTTACCTGTCGGGCAACGATTCCAGCCAGTACACCGGCCGGAAATAATTACCGAATTCGGATCGTATCGAGAAACCCGGATGTGGTTGGAACGCCCAGCATAAGCGTTTTGACGGTGAAAGCCAAACCCGCTCCGCCAACAATTCCAAATCCGCCGAGTGATTGTCAGTTTATACCTTCGCTGTCGAATACAAATACAAATTCATCTTACTCAATCGTAGGCGTAAGCAGTTTAATTCCAGCCAGTACAGTTGATTTTTATGGGGCTGATGGTGCAAAAATTATTTTTACTCTTTCTCAATACGGTGATATAAATGCTTCGTCAAGAACATACACATCTACATACCTGCTAAAGAACGAGCCGGGGAGTAAAACCTATTTTGTAACGCAGAGTATTGAGGAGTGCGCAAGCGAAAAAGTAGCTTTTCAATTCACGACGCTGGCACGAGCGAAAGGTGGCCCTACCGTAATGACCATGGAAAAAACATCTGTTGCTGGTGTGGGTGGAATCGTATCCGCAGGGTTGATAGATGTATGTCAGGGCGGAAATAGCCTAAACTTCAATGATTTGCCCGTTAAGGCTGAGCCTGGATTTTATAGTGGTTTTTGTGAGGTTACACAAAGTAGGGCCATTAACACGGGTGACCAGGTTCGCATATGTGATAAGAATTCGACAAGCATAAAGACAGATAGTATTGGCAAGCGTATTTTTCGTCTATACTCAATCTCCAATAATCCCGATAACTATTGTACTAACCATCCGAATTCTGATACTTATTTAGTTATAAATGTAAAGGCGCGGCCAGCTAAACCCGTAGTCGCAGCCAGTTCTCTTACGCTGTGCCAGTCTCAAACGGCTAGTCCGCTGAGTGCTACCGCAACGGATGCCGGTGGGTCGCTGGTTTGGTACGGCACGGTAGCAACGGGCGGCACCAGTTCAACAATAGCTTCGCAGCCATCAACGGCAACAGTTGGTACGTTCACGTATTATGTAGCGCAAAGATTAAATGACTGCGAGAGCGAACGGGTTGAGATAAAGGTGGTTATCAAGCCGGCACCCGCCCTCCCCGGAACTACTGCGCTTTCGGTTTGCCAGAATGAGCCAGCCAAAACATTATCCGCCACCGGGGAAAATTTACGTTGGTACACCAGCCCGACGGACGGATCGGGTTCCGCCACAGCTCCCACATTGGCCACAGATCAGGCCACCCAGGTTACGTACTATGTCAGCCAAACCCTTGACGGATGTGAAGGACCACGGGCTGCTTTGTCGACAACCGTAAATGCCCTGCCGACCGCGCCGGGTATAACGCCAAAGAATCTGTGCCAGTTTGCAACCCCCGAACGGCTGTCGGCTGTGGGGGAAGGGCTAACCTGGTACACCCCGGATGGCCTCAAACTCGCGTCTGCCCCCCTTATCAATACGGACAATGCAGCCTCGTTTACCGTTCTGGTAACGCAGACCGTGAATGGTTGCGAAGGACCCAAAGCAACGGCAACAGCTACCGTTCAGGCAGCGCCCGCTCCGGTGGTGAGTAAAACCACGGTCGAGGTATGCCAGGGAACACCGTTGCAACCACTTGATGCTGCGGGTGCTAATCTGAAGTGGATTGACCCAAATGGCAACGTAACGTCAACCGCACCAACGCCACCAACGGCGAATGCAACCGTTAAAGCGGAAGGCGATGTGTATTATGTCACACAGACGAGTCCTAATGGTTGTGAAAGCCCCAAAGTAGCCATTCACGTTTTCGTGCAAACGACACCAACCGTATCGATTCTTGGAACGACGACCGCTAATTTAGGCATTGAAGTGCCTCTCAAACTGATGTTTACGGGTGTGGGGCCCTACCGCTTTAGGTTCTCAAATGGATTGTCCGGGGCTAGTGTTAAAGACACTACGTTATTGGTTTTGCCAGATCATACAACCACCTATCAGGTCATGGAGGTAGCGAATAAGTGCGGAACTGTGTTGCCGGGCACCGAGGCAACTGCAACCGTTACCGTACTGATTCCATCCATTGAGACTTTAGCAATTGCCTCCTCAACGCTCTGCGCCGGAACGAGCCTGACCACCAACTTTATAACGACAGGAACGTTAAACCCAGGCAGCATTTTCAGGCTTCAAGTTGCCTCCGTTGAAACCGATACGGCAAAAATTAATTTCGTTGATATACCGAGTAGTTTGGCTGCAGACGGCAAACTGATTGGTACCATTCCGAGCAATACGCCGGGAGGAGCATACTGGATACGGGTGACAGCAACGAATCCAAAAATCCCAATCAAAGGAAGCATTAGCCCCACACGATTAACCATTCAGGCACGACCCACGGCAACCTTAACCGGTAATCAGACTATTTACGAAGGACAGCCCGCTACATTGTCGGTTGCTTTTAGTGGTGATGGCCCCTGGAAATTTTCGTACCATGACAGTACGGCTACTGGCGTAGGCAACCCCAAAACGGTGTCGACGAGTAGCAATCCGTACGTTTTTGAAGCTAGACCGGTCAAAACGACCTCGTATCTGCTGACTAGTGCCAGTAACGGATGTGGGGAAGGCACAATACTACGGCAATTGGCTGTTGTCAACCTGATTCCGTTACTGGGTGTTGATGATCAGTCGCTGGCCAGCAACGTGACGGTCTATCCAGTACCTGCATCAACCACATTGACCGTACAAATCAACGGATTGTCGATCACAGAACCCGCGCTGGTGGAAATAACGGACTTAACAGGACAACTCATTAGCCGCCAGCAAACCCGGCAGGCCGTGTCGTCGCTCACGCTGGATCACTATCCGGTTGGGACGTACGTTCTGCGTATAAAAGTTGGCGACCGAACGGCCTCCAAACGAATTATTAAATTTTGA
- a CDS encoding NUDIX hydrolase → MPHQLTPEEQSPNGNEFLPGLALDFVVFGFHQNQLKILLLEYQNTNLFALPGGFIRRDENLNDAARRVLAERTSLTDIYLEQFYIFGDLARHDKATLRAIMEAKGLAPADDHWLLARFVSVGYYALIDFTKAIPIPDSLSDTCDWYELTALPSLMLDHEAIVQKALDTLRADLDRKLVGFNRWAAPLLAETFTMADLQRLYETILGQKLRRSSFQRKILSLDIVERLDKKYSGGAHKAPFLYRFI, encoded by the coding sequence ATGCCGCACCAATTAACGCCAGAAGAGCAAAGTCCCAATGGAAATGAATTTTTACCGGGTCTGGCGCTGGACTTTGTTGTGTTTGGCTTTCATCAGAATCAGCTAAAAATTCTTCTGCTCGAATACCAAAATACGAACCTGTTTGCCTTACCCGGCGGCTTTATTCGGCGCGACGAAAATCTGAACGATGCCGCCCGTCGGGTGCTCGCCGAACGAACGAGTTTAACGGATATCTACTTGGAGCAGTTTTATATTTTTGGCGATCTGGCCCGGCATGACAAAGCTACTTTACGGGCCATTATGGAAGCCAAAGGCCTGGCCCCTGCCGATGACCATTGGCTGCTGGCCCGATTTGTTTCGGTAGGCTATTATGCGCTCATTGATTTTACGAAGGCGATACCCATTCCGGATTCTCTCTCCGATACGTGTGACTGGTATGAGTTAACGGCCCTGCCCTCGCTTATGCTGGACCATGAAGCGATTGTTCAGAAAGCCCTGGATACCTTACGGGCTGACCTCGACCGGAAACTGGTGGGTTTTAACCGATGGGCGGCTCCCCTCCTGGCCGAAACCTTTACAATGGCTGATCTGCAACGTCTTTACGAAACAATCCTGGGCCAAAAATTACGCCGGTCGAGTTTCCAGCGTAAAATACTTAGCCTAGACATCGTTGAACGACTTGACAAAAAATACAGCGGTGGCGCTCACAAGGCGCCCTTCCTGTACCGGTTTATATAA
- a CDS encoding carboxylesterase/lipase family protein: protein MKTLIILSLLTAQLAHITMAQSAKTGSAPQAKTANGLVEGVMEPSGIRAFKGIPFAQPPVGDLRWKEPQPVKNWQDVRKADKFGPRAMQRAIFGDMGFRSNGMSEDCLYLNVWTPAKSASEKLPVLVYFYGGGFMAGDGSEARYDGESMAKKGIVALTVNYRLGVFGFFAHPELTKESPNHSSGNYAYLDMAAALRWVKQNIAAFGGDPNRVTIAGESAGSIAVSALMVSPLSKNLINGAIGESGSLLGGLPPVPQAKGEESGTTFATAVGASSLAQLRAIPAEQLLEATAKPTTPRFTATIDGYFFPKAPLDIFAAGEQAHVPLLVGWNSEEMNYRAVLGKEEPTPENYANAVKKLYNEKADEVLKLYPGSTQEEVLQSATALASDRFLAYSTWKWADMQIKTGGGKPVYRYYYSRPRPAMTPEMGNAAPGLAGGVVKSTDANAVKIAPSRGAVHSAEIEYAMGNLASNKVYAWAPEDYKVSELMQNYFANFIKTANPNGAGLPKWSAANAGNSVQFMHIDVNPKLETETNRARYLFLDPFYAKQ from the coding sequence ATGAAAACTCTGATCATTTTGTCGTTACTGACGGCACAACTGGCTCATATTACCATGGCTCAGTCAGCTAAGACAGGCTCGGCTCCGCAGGCCAAAACGGCCAATGGCCTTGTCGAAGGCGTTATGGAGCCAAGTGGCATTCGTGCGTTTAAGGGCATTCCTTTTGCTCAGCCGCCCGTAGGTGACCTACGCTGGAAAGAACCCCAGCCCGTTAAAAATTGGCAGGATGTCCGTAAAGCAGATAAGTTTGGCCCTCGGGCCATGCAGCGGGCCATTTTCGGCGATATGGGTTTTCGGTCGAATGGAATGAGCGAGGATTGCCTTTACCTGAACGTGTGGACACCCGCTAAATCGGCTTCGGAAAAGCTCCCCGTGCTGGTGTACTTTTATGGGGGTGGCTTTATGGCTGGCGACGGCTCTGAGGCTCGCTATGATGGCGAGAGCATGGCCAAGAAGGGCATTGTGGCCCTTACGGTCAATTACCGCCTGGGCGTGTTTGGCTTTTTTGCTCATCCTGAGTTAACGAAAGAATCGCCCAATCACTCTTCCGGAAATTACGCCTACTTAGATATGGCCGCTGCCCTGCGTTGGGTTAAACAGAACATTGCCGCCTTTGGTGGAGACCCGAACCGGGTAACCATTGCGGGTGAGTCGGCGGGGTCCATTGCCGTGAGTGCGTTGATGGTATCGCCGTTATCGAAAAATTTGATTAATGGGGCCATTGGTGAAAGCGGTTCGTTGCTGGGTGGCTTACCACCGGTTCCACAGGCCAAAGGAGAAGAATCGGGTACAACCTTTGCGACGGCTGTTGGCGCGAGTTCGCTGGCACAACTGCGGGCCATTCCCGCCGAACAACTGCTCGAAGCAACAGCGAAACCCACGACTCCTCGCTTTACGGCTACCATCGACGGGTATTTCTTTCCAAAAGCTCCGTTGGATATTTTCGCGGCTGGTGAGCAGGCACATGTGCCGCTGCTGGTTGGCTGGAATTCCGAAGAGATGAACTATCGGGCAGTGTTGGGAAAGGAGGAACCAACCCCTGAGAACTACGCCAATGCGGTGAAAAAGCTCTATAATGAAAAGGCTGATGAAGTATTAAAACTCTACCCGGGCTCTACCCAGGAAGAGGTTCTGCAATCGGCTACTGCCCTGGCCAGTGATCGTTTTCTGGCCTACAGTACCTGGAAATGGGCAGATATGCAAATCAAAACGGGCGGTGGCAAACCGGTATATCGCTATTATTACTCCCGCCCACGTCCGGCCATGACCCCCGAAATGGGCAATGCGGCACCGGGTCTGGCCGGTGGCGTTGTTAAATCGACGGACGCAAACGCCGTTAAAATTGCCCCTTCGCGTGGCGCTGTTCACTCGGCTGAAATCGAGTATGCCATGGGCAATCTGGCCAGTAACAAGGTATATGCCTGGGCACCGGAAGATTATAAAGTGTCGGAGTTGATGCAGAACTACTTTGCGAACTTCATTAAAACAGCGAATCCAAATGGCGCTGGTTTGCCTAAATGGTCAGCCGCAAACGCCGGTAATAGTGTGCAGTTCATGCATATAGACGTGAATCCAAAGCTGGAAACGGAAACGAATCGGGCACGGTATCTATTCCTGGACCCTTTTTACGCCAAGCAATAG